The following are encoded in a window of Novosphingobium sp. ZN18A2 genomic DNA:
- a CDS encoding FadR/GntR family transcriptional regulator, whose translation MTEARIADGEKKPKAARAKRGPGRRLHGAIAHKLGTDILSGKYAPGDILSGEVAFAEELKVSRSAYREAIQVLTAKGLVASRPKAGTRVLPRDRWNLLDPEVLGWAFTGEPDVEFVRSLFELRAIVEPAAARLAAQRRDKADLKIMKEALAAMRQYSLASEEGRAADRDFHNAILHATRNDALMVLSASIGAAVNWTTKFKQRARELPRNPIPDHVAVYDAIAAGDADAAGEAMNVLVDLALEDTHSSMTG comes from the coding sequence GTGACTGAAGCCAGGATCGCCGATGGCGAGAAGAAACCGAAAGCGGCCCGGGCCAAGCGTGGTCCGGGCCGTCGCTTGCATGGGGCTATCGCCCACAAGCTGGGCACCGATATCTTGTCGGGCAAATATGCGCCGGGGGACATTCTTTCCGGCGAAGTGGCTTTCGCCGAAGAGCTCAAGGTGTCGCGGAGCGCTTACCGTGAAGCGATCCAGGTCCTTACCGCAAAGGGGCTTGTTGCCAGCCGTCCCAAGGCCGGGACGCGCGTGTTGCCGCGTGATCGCTGGAACCTTCTCGATCCCGAAGTCCTGGGGTGGGCGTTCACGGGAGAGCCAGATGTCGAATTCGTGCGCAGCCTGTTCGAGCTTCGTGCCATCGTCGAGCCGGCCGCCGCGCGGCTCGCCGCTCAACGCAGGGATAAAGCGGACCTGAAGATCATGAAGGAAGCGTTGGCGGCAATGCGCCAATATTCGCTCGCCTCAGAGGAGGGGCGGGCGGCGGACCGCGACTTCCACAACGCCATCTTGCATGCGACGCGCAACGATGCGTTGATGGTTTTAAGCGCCAGCATAGGCGCTGCGGTGAACTGGACCACCAAGTTCAAGCAGCGCGCCCGCGAATTGCCGCGCAATCCCATTCCCGACCACGTGGCCGTCTATGATGCGATTGCCGCCGGTGATGCGGATGCGGCAGGCGAGGCGATGAATGTACTGGTCGACCTTGCGCTGGAGGATACGCACAGTTCCATGACTGGCTGA
- a CDS encoding SMP-30/gluconolactonase/LRE family protein produces the protein MAEWRKIERDVCDMLGEGTMWSARENAVYWVDILAPALNRLSLDDGAIERWKMPEPLGWVAEARDETLIGGFQSGFKRIRLDTMAITPLGDPEPHLPGSRMNDGKADRFGAIWCGTMDMAEKEECGALYRFMPDGTWQVMDRDYLVPNGPAFSPCGRWLYHSDTAKRTIYRFEITDAGLSNKQPFIRFDDDDGYPDGMTADAQGFLWVAHWDGGRISRFTPDGHLDRAIGLPARRVTNITFAGEALDRMFVTSAATGLPPSEYDGALFEVLSGAKGVPVGIYPG, from the coding sequence ATGGCGGAATGGCGCAAGATCGAGCGCGACGTGTGCGATATGCTGGGCGAAGGCACCATGTGGAGCGCGCGCGAGAATGCAGTCTATTGGGTAGATATTCTTGCGCCCGCACTTAACCGATTGTCACTCGACGACGGTGCTATCGAGCGTTGGAAGATGCCCGAGCCGCTCGGTTGGGTGGCTGAGGCACGTGACGAAACTTTGATTGGTGGATTTCAGAGCGGCTTTAAGCGAATCCGGCTGGACACGATGGCCATCACCCCGCTCGGCGATCCAGAACCGCACCTACCGGGCAGCCGCATGAACGACGGCAAGGCAGACCGGTTCGGTGCGATCTGGTGCGGAACGATGGACATGGCCGAAAAGGAGGAATGCGGCGCGCTCTATCGCTTCATGCCGGACGGCACATGGCAAGTGATGGACCGGGACTATCTGGTTCCCAATGGCCCGGCCTTCTCGCCTTGTGGCCGTTGGCTCTATCACTCTGATACCGCAAAGCGCACGATCTATCGCTTCGAGATCACGGACGCGGGTCTCTCCAACAAGCAGCCGTTTATTCGGTTCGACGATGACGACGGCTACCCGGACGGAATGACCGCCGATGCGCAAGGCTTTCTCTGGGTAGCGCATTGGGATGGCGGGCGTATCAGTCGCTTCACGCCCGATGGACATCTGGACCGCGCGATCGGCCTACCGGCACGGCGGGTTACTAACATTACCTTTGCGGGTGAAGCCCTAGACCGCATGTTCGTGACGTCGGCCGCGACAGGGTTACCGCCATCCGAATATGATGGAGCACTTTTTGAAGTGCTAAGCGGCGCTAAGGGTGTTCCTGTAGGAATATACCCGGGATAG
- a CDS encoding outer membrane beta-barrel protein: MARRLLLIGAAGLVSGTARAQDAQPANPAPDVSHDAPPRDASAHKLNADVAIAFGVDDNLFATKNGKVSDRFLLVQPALTLDLGGTAGGVTVRGSGEFARYRDHPSEDYDDAMLATDGRLRLTTGIQTIAGGSYAWSHESRTSPESEAGTEPTRFRRDYGYLGLVGKGGAWAYRIGATTTGLDFSDTPASAGTIDNADRNRRQFELGARVGYTLTRGPELFVQGQWDKRDYRRPVDDWGYRRNSEGFSVAAGVHQKVSARLDGEIFVGVLRQDYADPRLPDVNTIDYGALVNWTGSGVSASFKLGRSVEETTLPGASSYMLTDGTLSVRADAGRKLAFGGSLSGTSYDYRGADRSEFVIGANVWARYWFERNLFAGIDYGLAQRASNAAGYDYDRNRVFVTIGAQLSPRYGKSDASASAVRSGGIGGFYFATELGHGVLTTGLDGPRGTGTNTADFGGQGAEIGVALGYGQAVGRVYLGAEVSAFGGGPDWQHGGDRTFSVERSRAVDAAIRLGVLTSGKDIIYGRFGPSWTTYRTRYDYAGGSSDTQTTRIGLGAALGLEAAVGRYGFVRTEYGLVSTNDYDVVSGDGKVDNFSNAESRFRVAVGVRFAGNPIRDDAPADFSGFYAGVNLGHGALTSLNRGPRSGGFVLDATRSGQGGLLGVFAGAGLLAGRLYAGAELHAEVAHLDWNIERDPQGRIYSMARDHSYGASALLGVSVNPTALAYARIGAVRTQFDTHYSTSGTSVRDITTRTGIRYGGGLQFALGGSARLRLEYTVARYPGYAIAYGVSADTFRNYENTASIGFSWKI; encoded by the coding sequence TTGGCAAGAAGACTGCTGCTGATCGGGGCGGCGGGGCTCGTTTCGGGAACAGCCCGCGCGCAGGATGCGCAACCGGCGAATCCGGCGCCCGACGTTTCGCACGACGCGCCCCCCCGCGATGCGTCCGCGCACAAACTGAATGCCGATGTCGCCATCGCCTTCGGAGTGGACGATAATCTGTTCGCCACGAAGAACGGCAAGGTTTCAGACCGCTTCCTGCTGGTGCAGCCCGCGCTCACGCTCGATCTGGGCGGAACGGCCGGCGGCGTTACGGTGCGCGGCTCAGGCGAGTTCGCCCGATACCGCGATCACCCGAGCGAAGACTATGACGATGCAATGCTTGCCACCGATGGACGGCTGCGCCTGACGACGGGGATTCAGACCATTGCCGGTGGCAGTTATGCTTGGAGCCACGAGAGCCGCACCTCACCCGAAAGCGAAGCGGGGACCGAGCCGACGCGGTTCCGGCGCGACTACGGCTATCTCGGCCTGGTCGGAAAGGGCGGCGCCTGGGCATACCGGATCGGCGCAACGACGACCGGCCTGGATTTTTCGGATACCCCTGCGTCAGCAGGCACGATCGACAACGCGGACCGCAATCGTCGCCAGTTCGAGCTGGGCGCGCGAGTCGGCTACACGCTGACCAGGGGGCCGGAGCTTTTCGTGCAGGGCCAGTGGGACAAGCGCGACTACCGCCGTCCGGTGGACGACTGGGGATATCGGCGCAACTCCGAAGGCTTCTCCGTCGCGGCGGGCGTTCACCAGAAGGTTTCCGCAAGGCTCGACGGAGAAATATTCGTCGGCGTGTTGCGGCAGGACTATGCCGACCCGCGCCTGCCGGACGTCAACACGATCGATTACGGCGCGCTGGTCAACTGGACCGGCAGCGGCGTCAGCGCTTCGTTCAAGCTTGGCCGCAGCGTAGAGGAAACGACCCTGCCGGGCGCATCGTCCTATATGCTTACCGACGGCACGCTTTCGGTCCGTGCCGACGCCGGACGGAAGCTGGCGTTCGGCGGCAGCCTTTCTGGAACGAGCTATGACTATCGCGGCGCCGACCGGTCCGAGTTCGTGATCGGCGCGAACGTCTGGGCGCGATACTGGTTCGAACGCAACCTGTTTGCGGGCATCGATTACGGATTGGCGCAGCGTGCCTCGAACGCGGCCGGATACGATTATGACCGGAACCGCGTTTTCGTCACGATCGGTGCGCAGCTTTCCCCCCGGTACGGCAAGTCCGATGCAAGCGCATCGGCGGTTCGAAGCGGAGGAATCGGCGGATTCTATTTCGCCACGGAACTTGGCCACGGCGTTCTGACAACCGGCCTCGACGGACCGCGCGGCACCGGGACGAATACCGCGGATTTTGGCGGCCAGGGCGCGGAAATCGGCGTGGCATTGGGCTATGGCCAGGCGGTCGGGCGCGTTTATCTGGGGGCCGAGGTGTCCGCCTTCGGCGGTGGTCCCGACTGGCAGCATGGCGGGGACCGCACCTTTTCGGTCGAACGGTCGCGGGCCGTCGACGCCGCCATCCGCCTTGGCGTCCTGACGTCCGGAAAGGACATCATATACGGCCGCTTCGGCCCGTCCTGGACGACGTACCGGACACGATACGATTACGCCGGCGGATCGTCCGACACGCAAACGACACGCATCGGTCTTGGCGCGGCCCTGGGGCTGGAAGCCGCGGTCGGGCGATATGGTTTCGTGCGCACGGAATACGGCCTTGTTTCCACTAATGATTATGACGTGGTGTCCGGCGACGGAAAGGTGGACAACTTCTCAAACGCGGAAAGCCGCTTCCGGGTGGCGGTGGGTGTCCGCTTTGCCGGGAATCCGATACGTGACGATGCGCCTGCGGATTTCTCCGGATTCTATGCCGGGGTGAACCTGGGCCACGGCGCACTGACGAGCCTGAACCGTGGGCCGCGCAGCGGCGGCTTCGTTCTCGATGCGACGCGAAGCGGCCAGGGTGGCCTGCTGGGCGTGTTCGCAGGCGCCGGGCTTCTCGCCGGCCGTCTTTATGCCGGCGCGGAACTGCACGCCGAAGTCGCTCATCTCGACTGGAACATCGAGCGTGACCCGCAGGGCCGCATCTATTCGATGGCCCGCGATCATTCATACGGCGCCAGCGCGCTTCTGGGCGTAAGCGTGAACCCAACCGCTTTGGCCTACGCAAGGATCGGCGCGGTGCGCACGCAGTTCGACACGCACTACAGCACGTCTGGAACGAGCGTCCGGGATATCACGACCAGAACAGGCATACGCTATGGCGGCGGCCTGCAGTTCGCGCTGGGCGGCAGCGCACGCTTGCGGCTTGAATACACCGTCGCCCGCTATCCGGGATATGCGATCGCCTATGGCGTGTCTGCCGATACGTTCCGGAATTACGAGAATACCGCAAGCATCGGTTTTTCATGGAAAATATGA
- a CDS encoding IlvD/Edd family dehydratase — protein MTDTAKPGLRSRAWFDNPANIDMTSLYLERYLNYGISLEELRSGKPIIGIAQTGSDLSPCNRHHLVLAERIREGIREAGGIAIEFPVHPIQETGKRPTAGLDRNLAYLGLVEALYGYPIDGVVLTTGCDKTTPALLMAAATVNIPAIALSVGPMLNGWHKGERTGSGTIVWKGREMLAAGELDEEGFIKLVSSSAPSTGYCNTMGTATTMNSLAEALGMMLPGSAAIPAPYRDRQECAYRTGKRIVDMVHEDLKPSDILTLDAFHNAIVVNSAIGGSTNAPIHLVAIARHIGVDLPLRDWETHGHKVPLLVNLQPAGEYLGEDYYRAGGVPAVVAQLMGQGLINESAMTVNGKTIGENCRDATIEDERVIKPFDQAILADAGFLVLTGNLFDAAIMKTSVISRDFRQRYLSNPDDPDAFEGPAVVFDGPEDYHRRIDDPALGITPETLMFMRGAGPIGYPGAAEVVNMRPPAYLITEGIGALPCIGDGRQSGTSGSPSILNASPEAAAMSGLALLETGDRVRIDLRNGTVNVLISDDELAERRKALEAKGGFPYPASQTPWQELQRAVVGQMNTGAILEGSEKFQRIAQTMGLPRDNH, from the coding sequence ATGACCGACACCGCAAAGCCCGGGCTGCGTTCACGCGCCTGGTTCGACAATCCTGCCAACATCGACATGACGTCGCTCTATCTTGAGCGATACCTGAATTACGGGATCAGCCTGGAAGAACTGCGTTCGGGCAAGCCCATCATCGGTATCGCCCAGACCGGCAGCGATCTTTCGCCGTGCAATCGCCACCACCTGGTGCTGGCGGAGCGAATCCGTGAAGGTATTCGCGAAGCGGGCGGCATTGCCATCGAGTTTCCGGTTCATCCGATCCAGGAAACAGGCAAGCGCCCGACCGCCGGCCTTGACCGCAACCTGGCGTACCTCGGGCTGGTAGAGGCGCTTTACGGCTATCCGATTGACGGCGTGGTGCTGACCACCGGGTGCGACAAGACCACTCCGGCCCTGCTGATGGCGGCGGCCACCGTCAATATCCCCGCCATTGCGCTGTCGGTCGGGCCGATGCTCAACGGCTGGCACAAGGGGGAGCGGACCGGGAGCGGAACGATCGTCTGGAAGGGGCGTGAAATGCTTGCCGCCGGGGAACTGGACGAAGAGGGCTTCATCAAGCTCGTTTCGTCGTCGGCGCCTTCCACCGGATACTGCAATACCATGGGCACTGCGACCACGATGAATTCGTTGGCCGAAGCACTGGGCATGATGCTGCCTGGATCGGCTGCGATTCCGGCACCCTATCGCGATCGGCAGGAATGTGCGTACCGCACCGGCAAGCGCATCGTCGACATGGTTCACGAAGACCTCAAGCCTTCCGACATCCTGACGCTTGACGCGTTTCACAATGCCATCGTCGTCAATTCGGCAATCGGTGGTTCAACCAACGCGCCGATCCATCTTGTTGCGATTGCCCGGCACATCGGCGTCGATCTTCCGCTTCGGGATTGGGAAACGCACGGTCACAAGGTTCCGCTTCTGGTCAACCTGCAACCTGCCGGCGAATACCTTGGCGAAGACTATTACCGCGCCGGGGGCGTTCCGGCGGTTGTCGCCCAACTGATGGGCCAGGGCCTGATCAATGAGTCCGCGATGACGGTGAACGGCAAGACGATCGGTGAAAACTGTCGCGACGCGACGATCGAGGACGAACGCGTGATCAAGCCGTTCGATCAGGCGATCCTTGCCGATGCGGGCTTCCTTGTCCTTACCGGAAACCTGTTTGACGCCGCGATCATGAAAACAAGCGTGATCAGCAGGGATTTCCGTCAGCGCTACCTCTCCAATCCGGACGATCCCGATGCTTTCGAGGGCCCTGCCGTCGTATTCGACGGCCCGGAAGACTATCACCGCCGCATCGACGATCCGGCGTTGGGGATCACACCCGAAACGCTGATGTTCATGCGCGGGGCCGGTCCCATTGGCTATCCGGGCGCCGCTGAAGTGGTGAACATGCGGCCGCCTGCCTATCTCATCACGGAAGGCATTGGTGCATTGCCGTGCATTGGCGACGGGCGGCAGTCGGGCACGTCTGGCAGTCCTTCGATCCTCAATGCCAGTCCCGAAGCCGCGGCGATGAGCGGACTTGCCTTGCTGGAGACAGGGGATCGTGTGCGCATCGATTTGCGCAACGGCACGGTGAACGTCCTCATCTCCGACGATGAACTGGCCGAACGCCGCAAGGCGCTCGAAGCGAAGGGAGGCTTCCCTTATCCCGCTTCGCAGACACCTTGGCAGGAACTGCAGCGCGCCGTGGTCGGGCAGATGAACACGGGCGCGATCCTCGAAGGTTCGGAAAAATTCCAGCGCATCGCCCAGACCATGGGGCTCCCGCGCGACAACCACTGA
- a CDS encoding sugar MFS transporter, which translates to MPPMVSSAGSPAGHEQEAGVRYGPALTLLATLFFMWGFITVINNTLLPHLRSVFDLNYTQTTLIESVWFIAYFVASIPSAKLIERIGYQKSLVVGLLIMAAGAVGMMLAASIPSYGVTLAMLFVIASGITLLQVAANPYVAVVGKPETASSRLNLVQAMNSMGTMLAPMFGAYLILGRSKSGTAAAGTVLTPAERLADAHSVILPYALVAGVLVILAIVIARFPLPAMNSANSRVAKEQRKHLSLWSHRNLVLGVPAIFIYLIAEIGVANLFVNFVSQPDIANLTHEQAGQYLTFLWGGMMVGRFAGSAIMQRFDAAKVLAVAAVGAFVVMIVTTFAHGPVAMWSLIMVGLFHSIMFPTIFTLGIKGLGPLTEEGSGLLVMAIAGGALVIVQGWLADTFGLQTSFLLTAACELYTLFYALWGSKPTHALPEPVVMPDAA; encoded by the coding sequence ATGCCGCCAATGGTCTCTTCCGCCGGTTCGCCTGCCGGGCATGAACAGGAAGCGGGCGTCCGCTACGGGCCCGCACTGACCTTGCTCGCCACCCTGTTTTTTATGTGGGGGTTCATCACGGTCATCAACAACACGCTTCTGCCGCATCTGCGCAGCGTGTTCGACCTAAACTACACCCAGACGACGCTGATCGAATCGGTCTGGTTCATTGCCTATTTCGTGGCCTCTATTCCCTCGGCCAAGTTGATCGAACGAATCGGCTATCAGAAATCGCTGGTGGTCGGCCTTCTGATCATGGCGGCCGGAGCGGTAGGGATGATGCTGGCTGCCAGCATCCCGTCATACGGCGTAACGCTGGCCATGTTGTTCGTGATCGCCAGCGGCATCACTTTGCTTCAGGTGGCAGCCAACCCCTACGTTGCGGTGGTCGGTAAACCGGAAACCGCCTCGTCGCGGCTCAACCTGGTTCAGGCTATGAATTCCATGGGCACAATGCTTGCGCCGATGTTCGGTGCCTATCTCATCCTCGGCCGATCAAAAAGCGGCACGGCGGCGGCGGGCACGGTGCTGACACCGGCCGAACGGCTGGCCGACGCGCACTCGGTCATCCTGCCGTATGCGCTAGTGGCCGGCGTGCTGGTCATCCTTGCCATCGTCATCGCCAGGTTTCCGCTGCCCGCAATGAATTCCGCAAATTCAAGGGTAGCCAAGGAACAGCGCAAGCACCTTTCGCTATGGAGCCATCGCAACCTGGTCCTCGGCGTCCCGGCAATTTTCATCTACCTGATCGCCGAAATCGGCGTCGCCAACCTGTTTGTGAATTTCGTGAGCCAGCCCGACATCGCCAACCTGACGCACGAGCAGGCCGGCCAGTACCTTACCTTCCTGTGGGGCGGTATGATGGTCGGGCGGTTTGCCGGTTCCGCAATCATGCAGCGCTTCGATGCCGCCAAGGTGCTTGCGGTTGCTGCGGTCGGCGCCTTCGTGGTGATGATCGTCACGACGTTCGCGCATGGGCCGGTCGCGATGTGGTCCCTGATCATGGTCGGGTTGTTCCACTCGATCATGTTCCCCACGATCTTCACACTAGGCATCAAGGGCCTGGGCCCGCTGACCGAGGAAGGGTCAGGATTGCTGGTCATGGCGATTGCCGGCGGCGCGCTGGTGATTGTGCAAGGCTGGCTTGCAGATACGTTCGGCCTGCAGACCTCGTTCCTGCTTACAGCGGCCTGCGAGCTATACACCTTGTTCTATGCCCTCTGGGGCAGCAAGCCGACACACGCCCTTCCCGAGCCGGTAGTCATGCCCGACGCCGCCTGA
- a CDS encoding aldose epimerase family protein: MRNLSTLFAGGVALAVAVTLPASAFAADATKAPAGTLSDGTAVTAVTLTAANGVSATILTFGATLQKFMAPDRNGKLADITLGYDKLSDYEKRPNYWGATIGRYANRIANGRFTLDGKAYQLPRNDGDNSLHGGGKGFDVQNWKLVSIKSGPVACAVFSLESPDGASGYPGTVRARVTYSLDEAGSLRIEFDATTNRPTIINMTNHAIFNMAGEGAPQGAMQNVLTIPASHYTPINAGLIPTGELRPVEGTVFDFRKGKPLEDGVRDGNDQQIVYGRGFDHNFALDKGLTAQPELAARLEDPASGRVLEVLSTEPGLQVYSGNFLDGTYVGKHGHLYRMGDGIALEPQKFPDAPNHSNFVSARVDPGKPYRHVMIYRVSVDR, translated from the coding sequence ATGAGGAATTTGTCGACTCTGTTTGCCGGGGGAGTTGCCCTGGCTGTCGCCGTCACGCTTCCGGCCAGCGCATTCGCTGCCGATGCCACCAAGGCTCCCGCGGGCACGCTCTCCGATGGAACGGCGGTGACGGCCGTTACCCTGACGGCCGCAAACGGGGTTTCCGCCACGATCCTTACGTTCGGCGCCACGCTGCAGAAATTCATGGCTCCCGATCGCAACGGGAAACTGGCCGATATCACGCTCGGTTACGATAAGCTGTCCGATTACGAAAAGCGCCCGAACTATTGGGGGGCGACGATCGGTCGCTATGCCAACCGAATTGCGAACGGGCGTTTCACGCTGGATGGCAAGGCATATCAGCTTCCGCGCAACGACGGGGACAACTCGCTGCACGGCGGAGGGAAGGGGTTCGACGTCCAGAACTGGAAGCTCGTGTCGATCAAGTCCGGTCCCGTGGCCTGTGCAGTGTTTTCGCTGGAAAGCCCGGACGGGGCATCAGGCTATCCCGGAACAGTGAGAGCCAGGGTGACCTACTCGCTCGACGAAGCGGGTTCGTTGCGGATCGAATTCGACGCGACGACGAACAGGCCAACGATTATCAACATGACCAATCATGCGATTTTCAACATGGCGGGCGAGGGCGCCCCGCAAGGCGCGATGCAAAATGTGCTGACCATTCCCGCCAGTCATTACACGCCGATCAACGCCGGACTGATCCCCACGGGCGAGCTTCGTCCGGTGGAAGGAACGGTGTTCGATTTCCGCAAGGGTAAGCCATTGGAAGACGGCGTGCGCGACGGTAACGACCAGCAGATCGTCTATGGCCGCGGGTTCGATCACAATTTCGCCCTCGACAAGGGACTTACCGCGCAGCCCGAACTGGCGGCCCGGCTGGAAGATCCGGCATCGGGCCGGGTGCTCGAGGTGTTGAGCACCGAACCGGGGCTTCAAGTGTACTCCGGCAATTTCCTCGACGGAACTTATGTCGGCAAGCACGGACATCTCTATCGTATGGGCGACGGTATCGCGCTTGAGCCGCAGAAATTTCCCGATGCCCCCAACCACAGCAATTTCGTCTCGGCGCGCGTCGATCCGGGCAAGCCATATCGGCATGTCATGATCTATCGCGTGTCGGTCGATCGTTGA
- a CDS encoding MFS transporter, translated as MTSGHPHTRSSPSVKAGHIDVGLLIDSAGLNPLSKLVLALACLTSFMEGLDLSVISYVAPYIRDDLKLPAQSLGNVFSASVLGMLIGGLAISPLGDRFGRRPVIVFAGCAFALMSVLQVSTASYVYLLGVRFFLGLSVGAIGPLLTALAIEYAPQNLKIRFVGFMVMSYSLGAAASGPLTAAIAPELGWRAVFVVNGLLTAAAAVALLRFLPESIRFMVHSQAPASVIASLVNRLAPATRASEADRFVVCDERRDHDGARITDLLAGDLRFVTPMLWLGCAASAMAIYFNASWGPIIYEGLSIERNAAAIFSSAASLSGAIAGLATTHLIDRRGVVSAIWFPLSAVPLLLVAGSGMLPPEYVIAFAVPASVLLIAGHFGMISIIGTYYPTAMRVRGIAWATSIAKVGGATGPAIGGNVMAAGIPLTSSYLLLAVCPIVVALSLLAIAHRTAMSSTRLTQ; from the coding sequence ATGACCTCCGGCCATCCCCACACACGCTCCAGCCCGTCCGTGAAAGCCGGGCACATAGACGTTGGGCTCCTGATCGATTCCGCAGGCCTGAACCCGTTAAGCAAGCTTGTTCTGGCATTGGCTTGCCTCACCAGCTTCATGGAGGGTCTGGACCTAAGCGTCATCAGCTACGTTGCGCCCTACATTCGCGACGACCTCAAGTTGCCTGCGCAGTCCTTGGGAAACGTCTTTTCGGCATCTGTCTTGGGCATGCTGATTGGCGGACTGGCAATCTCACCGCTCGGCGACAGATTCGGACGAAGGCCGGTCATCGTATTCGCCGGTTGCGCCTTCGCGCTGATGAGCGTGCTACAGGTATCGACCGCATCATATGTTTACCTACTGGGGGTGCGTTTCTTCCTGGGCCTTTCGGTCGGGGCGATCGGTCCGCTGTTGACCGCACTGGCGATCGAGTATGCGCCGCAAAACCTGAAGATACGGTTCGTCGGCTTCATGGTCATGTCCTATTCGCTCGGCGCGGCGGCATCGGGCCCGCTGACGGCCGCGATCGCACCTGAACTGGGCTGGCGCGCGGTCTTTGTCGTCAATGGTCTGCTGACTGCCGCGGCAGCCGTTGCCCTGCTGCGCTTCTTGCCAGAATCCATCCGGTTCATGGTCCACAGCCAGGCTCCGGCGTCCGTCATCGCCAGCCTTGTGAACAGGCTCGCCCCTGCAACACGCGCAAGCGAAGCGGACAGGTTTGTCGTATGCGACGAGCGTCGCGACCACGACGGCGCCCGGATCACCGACCTTCTGGCCGGGGATCTCAGGTTCGTTACTCCCATGCTTTGGCTGGGATGTGCCGCAAGCGCGATGGCGATCTATTTCAATGCCAGTTGGGGGCCCATCATCTACGAAGGCCTGTCGATCGAACGGAATGCGGCCGCAATATTCAGTTCGGCAGCCAGCCTTTCAGGAGCAATAGCAGGCTTGGCGACAACGCACCTGATCGATCGACGGGGAGTTGTGAGCGCCATATGGTTTCCGCTTAGTGCGGTGCCGTTGTTGCTTGTTGCCGGTAGCGGCATGTTGCCTCCGGAATACGTGATCGCCTTCGCGGTCCCCGCATCCGTGCTACTGATTGCCGGCCACTTTGGCATGATCTCGATCATCGGCACTTACTATCCGACTGCCATGAGAGTTCGCGGCATCGCGTGGGCCACATCTATCGCCAAAGTCGGTGGCGCCACCGGTCCCGCAATCGGCGGCAATGTCATGGCAGCGGGTATCCCGCTGACAAGCAGTTATCTTTTGCTTGCCGTTTGTCCGATAGTCGTCGCCCTGTCGCTACTCGCGATCGCACATCGCACTGCAATGTCCTCAACAAGGCTTACGCAATAA
- a CDS encoding LysR family transcriptional regulator, which produces MPTLRQLEVFIEAAGDCSFRVTADRLGISQPAISSQIKALEHDLGYALFIRRQGRNPILTGQAIELLPRAKEVLEKSRAFVPVSHRDRRPGKISLVASIRNFLLDTKLKPLLPDFLSAHPEIDLEIRQAESTRDLFDAFNSGQCDIAIYRGTFLPNVQGRVEILSHANVTLYASRPIAESLESGELTMDTVPFVLPRQDTEVFRLLGQALEAAGIVPRQIAGYTQFPEVLAEWVIEGRGISPLFEDHLKREIESGKVRAIGAPIYRVDTVMVLRNHALRPEAAPFLDLVRSALA; this is translated from the coding sequence ATGCCCACACTCAGACAACTCGAGGTTTTCATCGAGGCTGCCGGCGATTGCAGCTTCCGTGTGACCGCAGATCGCCTCGGCATCAGTCAGCCGGCGATAAGCAGCCAGATCAAGGCCTTGGAGCATGATCTCGGCTATGCCCTCTTCATCCGCAGGCAAGGTCGCAACCCGATCCTGACCGGACAGGCTATCGAGTTGCTGCCGCGCGCCAAGGAGGTGCTCGAAAAGAGCCGCGCGTTCGTGCCCGTTTCCCACCGTGACCGGCGACCGGGCAAGATCAGCCTGGTTGCATCGATCCGGAATTTCCTGCTCGACACGAAATTGAAGCCACTTCTGCCGGATTTCCTCAGTGCGCATCCCGAAATCGATCTGGAGATACGCCAGGCGGAGAGCACGAGAGACCTTTTCGACGCATTCAATTCAGGTCAATGCGACATCGCGATCTATCGTGGCACTTTCCTGCCGAACGTGCAGGGCCGTGTAGAGATTCTCTCGCACGCCAACGTAACGCTTTACGCAAGCCGGCCGATCGCGGAATCGCTCGAAAGCGGCGAATTGACCATGGATACCGTGCCGTTCGTCCTGCCGCGACAGGATACCGAAGTGTTCCGCCTGCTCGGCCAGGCACTCGAAGCGGCCGGGATCGTGCCGCGGCAAATCGCCGGGTACACCCAGTTTCCGGAAGTGCTTGCCGAATGGGTCATCGAAGGACGCGGGATCAGCCCGCTGTTTGAAGATCATCTCAAGCGCGAAATCGAATCTGGCAAGGTTCGCGCGATAGGCGCGCCGATTTATCGCGTCGACACTGTGATGGTCTTGCGCAACCATGCCTTGCGTCCCGAAGCCGCCCCCTTTCTCGATCTTGTCCGTTCCGCATTGGCATGA